Proteins encoded together in one Oncorhynchus mykiss isolate Arlee chromosome 7, USDA_OmykA_1.1, whole genome shotgun sequence window:
- the LOC118965276 gene encoding zinc finger protein OZF-like: MRLLSYSPSAKEEVCWTEEDVIVKKEEEEETVSIQKQVEGEAVTVKEEVNDVTVKEEKEDDAVFGVKEGEGEMTVTSKKEKEEEEGTGYLRLVSQMHLKASNGSNDERALINTRERCDYRGSSGDPQQHHDADEAEKSLSTSELLTKHQQRPTGKKSHCCSDCGKRCKSSSELKIHQRVHTGEKPYSCDQCGKSFTQSSSLKSHHRTHTGEKPFVCYQCGRSFTQLGNLIGHQRGHTGEKPYSCDQCGKSFTTSSYLTIHRRTHTGEKPYGCDQCGKSFTQLSSLIVHRRGHTGEKPYSCDQCVNSFTSSSYLTIHQRTHTGEKPYCCDKCGKSFTQQNGLISHQRTHTGEKYSCDHCGKSFTSSSYLTIHQRIHTGDKSYGCDHCGKSFIRLQSLKSHERIHTGEKPYSCNQCGKSFTQQNGLISHQRTHTGEKPYSCDQCGKRYSDKRSLIKHQKIHEIVS, from the exons ATGAGGTTACTAAGCTACTCTCCTTCTGCTAAAGaagaggtctgctggacggaggaAGACGTTATCGtgaaaaaggaggaggaagaggagactgtttcaatacaaaaacaagtagagggtgaggctgtaACCGTGAAGGAAGAAGTGAACGACGTTACAgtgaaggaagagaaagaggatgatgctgtttttggagtgaaagagggggagggggagatgactgtcacatcgaaaaaggagaaggaagaagaggagggaacTGGATATCTGCGCCTGGTTTCCCAAATGCATCTTAAGGCATCcaatggttctaacgatgaacgggccctgattaacacta gagagagatgtgactatcgtggatcctctggggatcctcaacaacatcatgatgctgatgaggcagagaagagtctctccacatCAGAACTCCTCACGAAACATCAGCAGAGACCCACAGGAAAGAAATCTcattgctgctctgactgtgggaaacgttgcaaatcttcatcagaacttaaaatacaccagcgagtacatacaggagagaaaccttatagctgtgatcaatgtgggaagagttttactcagtcaagcTCCCTGAAATCACACCatagaacacacactggagagaaaccttttgTCTGTtatcaatgtgggaggagttttactCAGCTAGGCAACCTGATAGGACACCAGCGGGgacatacaggagagaaaccttatagctgtgatcaatgtgggaagagttttactacatctagctatCTAACTATACACCGGAGAAcacacaccggagagaaaccttatggctgtgatcaatgtgggaagagttttactcagctgAGCAGCCTGATAGTACACCGGCGgggacacacaggagagaaaccttatagctgtgatcaatgtgtgAACAGTTTTACCTCATCTAGCTATCTaactatacaccagagaacacacactggagaaaaaCCTTATTGCTGTGAtaaatgtgggaagagttttactcagcaaAATGGcttgatatcacaccagagaacacacacaggagagaaatataGCTGTGatcactgtgggaagagttttacctcatctagctatctaactatacaccagagaatacacacaggagataaaTCTTATGGCTGTGatcactgtgggaagagttttattcGGCTACAATCCCTGAAAtcgcacgagagaatacacactggagagaaaccttatagctgtaatcaatgtgggaagagttttactcagcaaAACGGcttgatatcacaccagagaacacacacaggagagaaaccttatagctgtgatcaatgtgggaagagatactctgataaaagatctctgattaaacatcagaaaatacatgaaaTTGTTTCATGA